A section of the Streptomyces sp. CG1 genome encodes:
- a CDS encoding DUF5682 family protein, with protein MNDTRRPRARESGPLLLGVRHHGPGSARAVRTALDAARPAVVLIEGPPEADALIPLAADPALRPPVALLAHAVDEPGRSAFWPFAEFSPEWVAIRWALEHGVPARFVDLPAAHTLAWEEGGKEPQEAPAGSGPPAGSGPPAGPGAAETAAAPQEPDAGRDADRNRDADASRDGEEQVRVDPLGVLAEAAGYDDPERWWEDVVEHRGPGERDPFAPFAALAEAMGALRERYGAGGHARDLVREAHMRLRLRAARKEFGDEVAVVCGAWHVPALREKTTVAADRALLKGLPKVKTDLTWVPWTHRRLARFSGYGAGIDSPGWYGHLFHAPDRPVERWLTKVARLLREEDRIVSSAHVIEAVRLAETLAALRGRPLPGLSETTDAVRAVMGEGSDVPLALVHDRLVVGDVLGEVPESAPAVPLQRDLARQQRALRLKPEAPERELELDLRGDTDAGRSRLLHRLRLLGVDWGEPARSRVSTGTFRETWRLRWEPELSVRVAEAGVWGTTVLAAAQAKAEADAAGAGALADVTALAEQCLLAGLPDALPVVMRVLADRAALDADVGHLAQALPALVRSLRYGDVRGTDTGALTGVAAGLAERIFVGLPPACTALDRDAADEMRGHVDAVHTAVGLLTETLVGAGVACSRVPGAADDSGAGRGGLRDRWRAVLQTLSLRDSVPGVLRGRAARLLLDDGALQSEEAARLMGLALSPGTPPTDAAAWIEGFVGGGGGLLLVHDERLLGLVDSWLTGVPAQAFTDVLPLLRRTFGAYEPGVRRTLGELVRRGPGDRTAGRAVHGAVPPGFAAEPDTERADAVLPVLRLLLGLDDAFDTTDGNSLAGVGA; from the coding sequence AATCCGGGCCGCTCCTGCTGGGAGTGCGGCACCACGGTCCCGGTTCCGCCCGCGCGGTGCGCACCGCGCTCGACGCCGCCCGGCCGGCCGTCGTCCTGATCGAGGGCCCGCCCGAGGCCGACGCACTGATCCCGCTGGCCGCCGACCCGGCCCTGCGGCCCCCGGTCGCCTTGCTCGCCCATGCCGTGGACGAGCCGGGTCGCTCGGCCTTCTGGCCCTTCGCCGAGTTCAGCCCCGAATGGGTGGCGATCCGCTGGGCCCTGGAGCACGGCGTCCCGGCCCGCTTCGTCGACCTGCCGGCCGCGCACACGCTCGCCTGGGAGGAGGGCGGGAAGGAGCCGCAGGAGGCTCCCGCCGGATCCGGACCGCCCGCCGGGTCCGGACCGCCCGCCGGACCCGGTGCCGCGGAGACCGCCGCGGCTCCGCAGGAACCCGACGCCGGCCGGGACGCCGACAGGAACCGGGACGCCGATGCGAGCCGGGACGGCGAGGAGCAGGTCCGGGTCGACCCGCTCGGCGTGCTCGCCGAGGCCGCCGGATACGACGATCCCGAGCGCTGGTGGGAGGACGTCGTCGAACACCGGGGCCCGGGGGAGCGGGATCCCTTCGCCCCGTTCGCTGCGCTGGCGGAGGCCATGGGCGCGCTCCGCGAGCGGTACGGCGCGGGCGGGCACGCCCGGGACCTCGTCCGCGAGGCGCACATGCGGCTCCGGCTGCGCGCGGCACGCAAGGAGTTCGGGGACGAGGTGGCCGTGGTCTGCGGGGCCTGGCATGTGCCCGCGCTGCGCGAGAAGACCACCGTCGCCGCCGACCGGGCCCTGCTGAAGGGTCTGCCCAAGGTCAAGACCGACCTGACCTGGGTGCCCTGGACCCACCGCCGGCTCGCCCGGTTCAGCGGATACGGCGCGGGCATCGACTCGCCGGGCTGGTACGGCCATCTGTTCCACGCCCCGGACCGGCCGGTCGAGCGGTGGTTGACCAAGGTGGCCCGGCTGCTGCGCGAGGAGGACCGGATCGTCTCCTCCGCCCATGTCATCGAGGCGGTCCGGCTCGCCGAGACCCTGGCGGCGCTGCGCGGTCGCCCGCTGCCCGGGCTCAGCGAGACCACCGACGCGGTGCGCGCGGTGATGGGCGAGGGCTCGGACGTGCCGTTGGCGCTGGTGCACGACCGGCTGGTGGTCGGGGACGTCCTCGGCGAGGTCCCGGAGTCGGCGCCGGCGGTGCCGCTGCAGCGCGATCTGGCCCGGCAACAGCGTGCCCTGCGGCTCAAACCGGAGGCGCCGGAGCGCGAACTGGAGCTGGACCTGCGGGGCGACACCGACGCCGGCCGCAGCAGGCTGCTGCACCGGTTGCGGCTGCTCGGCGTCGATTGGGGCGAGCCCGCGCGGTCCCGGGTGAGCACGGGCACGTTCCGGGAGACCTGGCGGCTGCGCTGGGAGCCGGAGCTGTCGGTGCGGGTCGCCGAGGCGGGCGTGTGGGGGACGACCGTACTGGCCGCGGCGCAGGCCAAGGCCGAGGCGGACGCGGCCGGCGCGGGCGCCCTCGCCGACGTCACCGCGCTCGCCGAGCAGTGCCTGCTCGCCGGTCTGCCGGACGCCCTGCCAGTGGTCATGCGGGTACTCGCCGACCGGGCGGCGCTCGACGCGGACGTCGGCCATCTCGCCCAGGCCCTGCCCGCCCTGGTCCGCTCCCTGCGCTACGGCGACGTACGCGGCACGGACACAGGTGCGCTGACCGGTGTCGCCGCAGGCCTCGCCGAGCGCATCTTCGTCGGTCTGCCCCCGGCGTGTACCGCGCTCGACAGGGACGCGGCGGACGAGATGCGCGGCCATGTCGACGCCGTGCACACGGCGGTGGGACTCCTGACGGAGACGCTGGTCGGTGCCGGCGTGGCTTGCTCGCGCGTGCCGGGTGCCGCTGACGACTCCGGTGCCGGGCGAGGCGGTCTTCGGGACCGTTGGCGGGCCGTGCTGCAGACCTTGTCGTTGCGTGACAGCGTGCCCGGTGTGCTCCGGGGGCGGGCGGCGCGGCTGTTGCTGGACGACGGCGCGTTGCAGTCCGAGGAGGCCGCGCGGTTGATGGGGCTCGCGCTGTCGCCGGGGACACCGCCCACCGACGCGGCCGCCTGGATCGAGGGCTTCGTCGGCGGCGGGGGAGGGCTGCTGCTGGTGCACGACGAGCGGCTGCTCGGCCTGGTGGACAGCTGGCTGACCGGGGTGCCGGCGCAGGCGTTCACGGACGTACTGCCGCTGCTGCGGCGCACGTTCGGGGCCTATGAGCCGGGGGTGCGCAGAACGCTCGGCGAACTGGTCCGGCGCGGACCGGGAGACCGGACGGCCGGGCGGGCGGTCCACGGCGCCGTGCCACCCGGCTTTGCCGCCGAGCCGGACACCGAGCGCGCCGACGCCGTACTGCCGGTGCTGCGGCTGCTGCTCGGACTGGACGACGCGTTCGACACAACGGACGGCAACAGCCTTGCGGGGGTGGGGGCATGA
- a CDS encoding VWA domain-containing protein, translating to MPADMEDPARERLRRWRLVLGGDQADGTGCALSGRDAAMDGTLAALYGRGDRPQAGRDRSAGLGASAPSVARWLGDIRTYFPASVVQVMQRDAIDRLGLAALLLEPEMLEAVEADVHLVGTLLSLNKAMPETTKETARAVVRKAVEDLEKRLATRTRAALTGALDRSARISRPRHHDIDWNRTIAANLKHYLPEYRTVVPERLVGYGRAARSVKKEVVLCIDQSGSMAASVVYASVFGAVLASMRSISTRLIVFDTAVVDLTDQLDDPVDVLFGTQLGGGTDINRALAYCQSQITRPAETVVVLISDLYEGGIRDEMLKRVAAMKASGVQFVALLALSDEGAPAYDREHAAALAALGAPAFACTPDLFPEVMAAALEKRPLPIPDTV from the coding sequence ATGCCTGCGGACATGGAGGATCCGGCGCGGGAGCGGCTGCGGCGCTGGCGGCTGGTGCTCGGCGGTGACCAGGCCGACGGCACCGGATGCGCGCTGTCCGGCCGGGACGCGGCGATGGACGGCACGCTCGCCGCTCTCTACGGCAGAGGCGACAGACCGCAGGCGGGCCGGGACCGTTCGGCGGGGCTCGGCGCCTCGGCACCCTCCGTGGCCCGCTGGCTCGGGGACATCCGCACGTACTTCCCGGCCTCCGTCGTCCAGGTCATGCAGCGCGACGCCATCGACCGGCTCGGCCTCGCCGCACTCCTGCTGGAGCCGGAGATGCTGGAGGCGGTGGAGGCGGACGTGCACCTGGTCGGCACGCTGCTCTCGCTGAACAAGGCGATGCCGGAGACGACGAAGGAGACGGCACGCGCGGTCGTGCGCAAGGCCGTCGAGGACCTGGAGAAGCGGCTCGCGACCCGTACCCGGGCCGCCCTCACCGGCGCCCTCGACCGCAGCGCGCGCATCAGCCGGCCGCGCCACCACGACATCGACTGGAACCGCACCATCGCGGCCAACCTCAAGCACTACCTGCCCGAGTACCGCACGGTGGTGCCGGAACGGCTCGTCGGATACGGGCGCGCCGCGCGGTCGGTGAAGAAGGAGGTCGTGCTCTGCATCGACCAGTCCGGGTCGATGGCCGCCTCGGTCGTCTACGCGTCCGTGTTCGGCGCGGTCCTCGCCTCCATGCGGTCGATCAGCACCCGGCTGATCGTCTTCGACACGGCGGTGGTCGATCTCACCGACCAGCTGGACGACCCGGTCGACGTCCTCTTCGGCACCCAGCTCGGCGGCGGTACGGACATCAACCGGGCGCTGGCGTACTGCCAGTCCCAGATCACCCGGCCCGCCGAGACCGTGGTCGTGCTGATCAGCGACCTCTACGAGGGAGGTATCCGCGACGAGATGCTCAAGCGGGTGGCGGCGATGAAGGCGTCCGGGGTGCAGTTCGTGGCGCTGCTCGCACTGTCGGACGAGGGCGCGCCCGCATACGACCGGGAGCACGCGGCGGCGCTGGCCGCGCTCGGCGCACCGGCCTTCGCCTGTACGCCCGATCTGTTTCCCGAGGTCATGGCCGCGGCACTCGAGAAGCGGCCGCTGCCGATACCGGACACCGTGTGA
- the sucC gene encoding ADP-forming succinate--CoA ligase subunit beta, with the protein MDLFEYQARDLFAKHDVPVLAGEVIDTPEAAREITERLGGKSVVKAQVKVGGRGKAGGVKLAASADEAVARATDILGMDIKGHTVHKVMIAETAPEIIEEYYVSFLLDRANRTFLSIASVEGGMEIEEVAATRPEAVAKTPIDPIDGVDEAKAREIVAAAKFPAEVADKVANVLVKLWDTFIKSDALLVEVNPLAKVASGDVIALDGKVSLDENAEFRHPEYEELHDKDAANPLEAAAKEKNLNYVKLDGEVGIIGNGAGLVMSTLDVVAYAGENHGGVKPANFLDIGGGASAQVMANGLEIILGDPDVKSVFVNVFGGITACDEVANGIVQALKLLEDRGENVSKPLVVRLDGNNAELGRQILTDANHPLVQRVDTMDGAADKAAELAHAAK; encoded by the coding sequence GTGGACCTGTTCGAGTACCAGGCGAGGGACCTCTTCGCCAAGCACGATGTACCGGTGCTGGCCGGTGAAGTCATCGACACGCCTGAGGCGGCGCGCGAGATCACCGAGCGGCTGGGCGGCAAGTCCGTCGTCAAGGCGCAGGTGAAGGTCGGTGGTCGCGGCAAGGCCGGTGGCGTCAAGCTGGCCGCCTCCGCGGACGAGGCCGTCGCCCGTGCCACGGACATCCTCGGCATGGACATCAAGGGCCACACGGTCCACAAGGTCATGATCGCCGAGACCGCTCCGGAGATCATCGAGGAGTACTACGTCTCCTTCCTCCTCGACCGTGCCAACCGCACCTTCCTCTCCATCGCCTCTGTCGAGGGCGGTATGGAGATCGAGGAGGTGGCGGCCACCCGCCCCGAGGCCGTCGCCAAGACGCCGATCGACCCGATCGACGGTGTGGACGAGGCCAAGGCCCGCGAGATCGTCGCGGCCGCCAAGTTCCCGGCCGAGGTCGCGGACAAGGTCGCGAACGTCCTCGTCAAGCTGTGGGACACCTTCATCAAGTCGGACGCCCTCCTCGTCGAGGTCAACCCGCTCGCGAAGGTCGCCTCCGGTGACGTCATCGCCCTCGACGGCAAGGTGTCGCTCGACGAGAACGCCGAGTTCCGCCACCCCGAGTACGAGGAGCTCCACGACAAGGACGCGGCCAACCCGCTTGAGGCCGCTGCCAAGGAGAAGAACCTCAACTACGTCAAGCTCGACGGTGAGGTCGGCATCATCGGCAACGGCGCCGGTCTCGTCATGAGCACCCTGGACGTCGTCGCGTACGCCGGTGAGAACCACGGTGGCGTCAAGCCCGCCAACTTCCTGGACATCGGCGGTGGCGCCTCCGCCCAGGTCATGGCGAACGGCCTGGAGATCATCCTGGGCGACCCGGACGTCAAGTCCGTCTTCGTGAACGTCTTCGGTGGCATCACCGCCTGCGACGAGGTCGCCAACGGCATCGTGCAGGCCCTGAAGCTGCTGGAGGACCGCGGCGAGAACGTCTCCAAGCCGCTCGTCGTCCGCCTCGACGGCAACAACGCCGAGCTGGGCCGACAGATCCTCACGGACGCCAACCACCCGCTGGTGCAGCGCGTCGACACCATGGACGGCGCGGCCGACAAGGCCGCCGAGCTGGCCCACGCCGCCAAGTAA
- the sucD gene encoding succinate--CoA ligase subunit alpha produces MAIWLNKDSKVIVQGMTGATGMKHTKLMLGDGTNVVGGVNPRKAGTTVEFDGTEVPVFGTVKEAVEKTGADVSVIFVPEKFTKDAVVEAIDAEIPLAVVITEGIAVHDTASFWAYAGKKGNKTRIIGPNCPGIITPGQSNVGIIPGDITKPGRIGLVSKSGTLTYQMMYELRDIGFSTAVGIGGDPIIGSTHIDALAAFQDDPETELIVMIGEIGGDAEERAAAFIKENVTKPVVGYVAGFTAPEGKTMGHAGAIVSGSSGTAQAKKEALEAAGVKVGKTPTETAKLAREILGG; encoded by the coding sequence ATGGCTATCTGGCTCAACAAGGACAGCAAGGTCATCGTCCAGGGCATGACGGGTGCCACCGGCATGAAGCACACCAAGCTCATGCTCGGCGATGGCACGAACGTCGTGGGCGGCGTGAACCCGCGCAAGGCGGGCACCACCGTGGAGTTCGACGGCACCGAGGTACCGGTCTTCGGTACCGTCAAGGAGGCCGTCGAGAAGACCGGCGCCGACGTCTCCGTCATCTTCGTGCCGGAGAAGTTCACCAAGGACGCGGTCGTCGAGGCCATCGATGCCGAGATCCCGCTGGCCGTCGTGATCACCGAGGGCATCGCCGTGCACGACACGGCGTCCTTCTGGGCGTACGCCGGCAAGAAGGGCAACAAGACCCGCATCATCGGCCCGAACTGCCCCGGCATCATCACGCCGGGCCAGTCGAACGTCGGCATCATCCCGGGCGACATCACCAAGCCGGGCCGCATCGGCCTGGTCTCGAAGTCCGGCACGCTGACCTACCAGATGATGTACGAGCTCCGTGACATCGGCTTCTCGACGGCCGTCGGCATCGGTGGCGACCCGATCATCGGCTCCACGCACATCGACGCCCTGGCCGCGTTCCAGGACGACCCGGAGACCGAGCTCATCGTGATGATCGGTGAGATCGGTGGTGACGCCGAGGAGCGTGCGGCCGCGTTCATCAAGGAGAACGTGACCAAGCCGGTCGTCGGTTACGTCGCGGGCTTCACCGCGCCCGAGGGCAAGACCATGGGCCACGCCGGCGCCATCGTCTCCGGCTCCTCCGGCACCGCACAGGCCAAGAAGGAGGCCCTGGAGGCCGCGGGCGTCAAGGTCGGCAAGACCCCGACCGAGACGGCGAAGCTCGCCCGCGAGATCCTGGGCGGCTGA
- a CDS encoding RNA polymerase sigma factor — MVTNLTQDQPLTPPQAFDALYAFCAPALVRQTYLLTGRRELAREAVERAFQLAWQRWPEVARDRDPGGWVRAVAYDCALSPWHRFRPRYRHAEPPPADPADRALLHALLQLPPSYRRTLVLYDGVGLDLPETAAETEASTPAAAHRLTHAREAVAARLPELTDPGELHRRLLGLASAERLRAARPEPVRREGERRNVLWTRAAIAFTGTIVGATTLTLWTAPTHFEAPIAPAQAVEGVPPVAVLPPVGVMGPLPPREQARRAKVRRAAAGGPERLAPELR; from the coding sequence ATGGTGACGAACCTGACGCAGGATCAGCCCCTGACGCCGCCTCAGGCCTTCGACGCGCTGTACGCGTTCTGCGCCCCCGCCCTCGTACGCCAGACCTATCTGCTCACCGGGCGCCGGGAGCTGGCGCGCGAGGCCGTGGAGCGGGCCTTCCAGCTGGCCTGGCAGCGCTGGCCCGAGGTGGCACGGGACCGGGATCCGGGGGGCTGGGTCCGGGCGGTGGCGTACGACTGTGCGCTCTCGCCGTGGCACCGCTTCCGCCCCCGGTACCGGCACGCGGAGCCGCCGCCCGCCGACCCGGCCGACCGGGCGCTGCTGCACGCCCTACTGCAACTTCCGCCGTCGTACCGGCGCACGCTCGTCCTGTACGACGGTGTGGGCCTCGACCTGCCGGAGACGGCGGCGGAGACGGAGGCCAGCACGCCGGCCGCCGCGCACCGGCTGACCCACGCCCGCGAGGCGGTGGCCGCGCGGCTGCCGGAACTGACCGACCCCGGCGAGCTGCACCGCAGGCTGCTCGGACTGGCCTCGGCCGAACGGCTGCGCGCGGCCAGGCCGGAGCCGGTGCGGCGCGAGGGCGAGCGGCGGAACGTGTTATGGACCCGGGCGGCGATCGCGTTCACGGGGACGATCGTCGGCGCGACGACGCTCACGCTGTGGACGGCACCGACACATTTCGAGGCGCCGATCGCTCCGGCCCAGGCGGTGGAGGGGGTTCCGCCGGTCGCGGTCCTTCCGCCGGTCGGGGTCATGGGTCCGCTGCCCCCGAGGGAACAGGCGCGACGCGCGAAAGTGCGGAGGGCCGCGGCGGGGGGACCGGAGAGACTGGCTCCGGAACTTCGGTGA
- a CDS encoding DUF6350 family protein, which produces MTVHRTSLSPLLARMRDREPGLAASFLGGAVAAGLGVASFAALLMVLWVSSPYPDSGPGGALHVAAALWLLAHGVELVRTDTLSGAPMPVGVTPLLLLALPVWRVYRAARDAVDPPDDADGPPPVPARTVWTGVVLGYLVVGVAIALYCSDGELRPAWAGVTVCLPLVAAGAAAAGVWSAYGSPREPVLRVLVVVPGPVRRLVFGADARARLGTAVRATGAAMAVLCGGGALLVAVSLVWHGDLARVSFLQLTEGWTGRFAVLMLGMALIPNAAVWAASYALGPGFLLGAGHLVHPFASDPAPLLPPFPLLAAVPDPGAGTLLNWMAGVVPAAAGVTAGWFVARGAMDPAEPGAPASARWSVLRTAGVVLLTAVVCAAAFALLAELAGGPLGVAALARFGPLWWKAGGAAGVWTAAFAMPVALVVRGWRVWGLRARNRTEAGEPKVTQAGPAVEAAEAEGEEAAQGKETAEGGKGKEPGEGKDSARAETAPGTTGGDEEELYDFLPADDPFPSDLDDFPSDLDDDLARVSRWPALREPADPQAPDEAPENPAPPPPADLTDQPPDTPEPPDAPH; this is translated from the coding sequence ATGACCGTTCACCGCACATCGCTGTCGCCCCTGCTGGCTCGGATGCGGGACCGTGAGCCAGGCCTCGCCGCGAGCTTCCTCGGCGGTGCCGTCGCGGCCGGGCTCGGCGTCGCCTCGTTCGCCGCGCTGTTGATGGTGCTCTGGGTCAGCTCGCCGTACCCCGACAGCGGCCCGGGCGGCGCGCTGCACGTGGCCGCCGCGCTGTGGCTGCTGGCGCACGGAGTCGAACTGGTCCGCACCGACACGCTCTCCGGGGCGCCCATGCCGGTGGGCGTCACGCCGTTGCTGCTGCTGGCGCTGCCCGTGTGGCGGGTGTACCGGGCGGCCAGGGACGCGGTGGACCCGCCCGACGACGCCGACGGCCCGCCGCCCGTACCGGCGCGCACGGTGTGGACCGGGGTCGTCCTCGGCTATCTCGTCGTCGGCGTCGCGATCGCGCTCTACTGCTCGGACGGCGAGCTGCGGCCCGCGTGGGCCGGGGTGACGGTGTGTCTGCCGCTCGTCGCGGCGGGTGCGGCGGCGGCCGGGGTGTGGTCGGCGTACGGCAGCCCGCGCGAGCCGGTGCTGCGGGTGCTGGTGGTGGTGCCGGGGCCGGTGCGGCGGCTGGTGTTCGGCGCGGACGCGCGCGCCCGGTTGGGTACGGCCGTACGGGCCACCGGTGCGGCCATGGCGGTGCTCTGCGGCGGCGGGGCGTTGCTGGTCGCGGTGTCGCTGGTGTGGCACGGCGATCTGGCGCGGGTGTCCTTCCTGCAGCTGACGGAGGGGTGGACGGGGCGGTTCGCGGTGCTGATGCTCGGCATGGCGCTGATCCCCAACGCGGCGGTGTGGGCCGCCTCTTACGCGCTGGGCCCCGGATTCCTTCTCGGCGCCGGGCACCTGGTGCACCCGTTCGCCTCCGATCCGGCCCCGCTGCTGCCGCCGTTCCCGCTGCTGGCGGCGGTGCCGGATCCGGGTGCCGGGACGCTGCTGAACTGGATGGCGGGCGTGGTGCCGGCGGCGGCCGGGGTGACGGCGGGGTGGTTCGTGGCGCGGGGAGCCATGGACCCGGCGGAGCCGGGCGCACCGGCGTCGGCGCGCTGGTCGGTCCTGCGCACCGCGGGGGTGGTGCTGCTGACGGCGGTGGTCTGCGCGGCGGCCTTCGCCCTGCTCGCCGAGCTGGCGGGCGGGCCGCTGGGCGTCGCGGCGCTGGCCCGCTTCGGGCCGCTGTGGTGGAAGGCCGGGGGAGCGGCGGGGGTGTGGACGGCGGCGTTCGCGATGCCGGTGGCGCTCGTGGTGCGGGGGTGGCGGGTGTGGGGGCTGCGGGCGCGGAACCGAACGGAAGCGGGGGAACCGAAGGTCACGCAAGCGGGTCCGGCCGTGGAGGCCGCCGAGGCCGAGGGCGAGGAGGCAGCTCAGGGCAAGGAGACGGCCGAGGGCGGCAAGGGCAAGGAGCCGGGCGAGGGAAAGGATTCCGCGCGAGCGGAGACGGCGCCCGGGACGACCGGGGGCGACGAGGAGGAGCTGTACGACTTCCTCCCGGCCGACGACCCGTTCCCCTCGGACTTGGACGACTTCCCCTCGGACTTGGACGACGACCTGGCACGCGTCTCCCGCTGGCCGGCCCTGCGGGAACCTGCGGACCCGCAGGCCCCGGACGAAGCCCCGGAAAACCCCGCGCCGCCGCCTCCAGCCGACCTCACCGACCAGCCACCGGACACCCCGGAACCCCCTGACGCGCCCCACTGA
- the purN gene encoding phosphoribosylglycinamide formyltransferase, producing MAATPAGPAVKRLVVLVSGSGTNLQALLDEIERTGAERYGARIVAVGADRTGIEGLARAERAGLPTFVCRVKDHDSREEWDAALAEAVAAYEPDLVISAGFMKIVGKEFLARFGGRFVNTHPALLPSFPGAHGVRDALAYGAKVTGCTVHFVDDGVDTGPIIAQGVVEVRDEDDESALHERIKEVERRLLVEVVGRIARNGHRIEGRKVVIL from the coding sequence GTGGCCGCCACCCCCGCTGGCCCCGCGGTCAAGCGCCTCGTCGTGCTGGTCTCCGGATCCGGCACCAATCTGCAGGCGCTCCTGGACGAGATCGAGCGCACCGGAGCCGAGCGGTACGGCGCACGGATCGTCGCCGTGGGGGCCGACCGCACCGGTATCGAGGGGCTGGCCCGCGCCGAGCGGGCCGGGCTGCCGACCTTCGTGTGCAGGGTCAAGGACCACGACAGCCGCGAGGAGTGGGACGCCGCCCTCGCCGAGGCCGTGGCGGCGTACGAGCCCGACCTCGTGATCTCCGCCGGGTTCATGAAGATCGTGGGGAAGGAGTTCCTCGCGCGCTTCGGCGGGCGGTTCGTGAACACCCACCCCGCCCTCCTGCCCAGTTTCCCGGGGGCTCACGGCGTCCGCGACGCGCTCGCGTACGGCGCCAAGGTCACCGGCTGCACCGTCCACTTCGTCGACGACGGCGTCGACACCGGCCCGATCATCGCTCAGGGCGTGGTCGAGGTCCGGGACGAGGACGACGAGAGCGCGCTGCACGAGCGCATCAAGGAAGTCGAGCGAAGGCTGCTCGTCGAGGTCGTGGGGCGGATCGCCCGCAACGGCCATCGCATTGAGGGACGAAAGGTAGTAATCCTGTGA
- the purH gene encoding bifunctional phosphoribosylaminoimidazolecarboxamide formyltransferase/IMP cyclohydrolase — protein sequence MTAESTVTAESGKRALRRALVSVYDKTGLEELARGLHEAGVELVSTGSTAGRIAAAGVPVTKVEELTGFPECLDGRVKTLHPKVHAGILADLRLDSHRGQLAELGVEPFDLVVVNLYPFRETVASGASDDECVEQIDIGGPSMVRAAAKNHPSVAVVTSPERYADVLAAVKDGGFDLAARKRLAAEAFQHTAAYDVAVASWFASSYAPVDESPFPDFLGSTFERANTLRYGENPHQPAALYVDGSGGLAAAEQLHGKEMSYNNYTDTDAARRAAYDHDEPCVAIIKHANPCGIAVGSDVAEAHRKAHACDPVSAYGGVIAVNRPVSKELAEQVAEIFTEVIVAPDYEEGALEALTKKKNIRVLKAPGAPCNRVEAKQVDGGVLLQVTDRLQADGDDPAHWTLATGEALSDEELKELAFAWKACRSVKSNAILLAKDGASVGVGMGQVNRVDSCKLAVERAGEERARGSYAASDAFFPFPDGPEILIGAGVRAIVQPGGSIRDELVVEAAQKAGVTMYFTGTRHFFH from the coding sequence GTGACCGCCGAGAGCACCGTCACGGCCGAGAGCGGCAAGCGGGCCCTGCGCCGCGCGCTCGTCAGCGTCTACGACAAGACCGGGCTGGAAGAGCTGGCCCGCGGGCTGCACGAGGCCGGTGTGGAACTGGTCTCCACCGGGTCCACGGCGGGCCGCATCGCCGCCGCCGGCGTCCCCGTCACCAAGGTCGAGGAGCTGACCGGCTTCCCCGAGTGCCTGGACGGCCGGGTGAAGACCCTGCACCCGAAGGTGCACGCGGGCATCCTCGCCGACCTGCGGCTGGACAGCCACCGCGGGCAGCTCGCCGAGCTGGGTGTCGAGCCGTTCGACCTCGTCGTCGTGAACCTGTACCCGTTCCGTGAGACCGTCGCCTCGGGCGCGAGCGACGACGAGTGCGTCGAGCAGATCGACATCGGCGGGCCGTCGATGGTCCGCGCCGCCGCCAAGAACCACCCGTCGGTCGCCGTGGTCACCAGCCCCGAGCGGTACGCGGACGTCCTCGCGGCCGTCAAGGACGGCGGCTTCGACCTCGCCGCCCGCAAGCGGCTCGCCGCCGAGGCCTTCCAGCACACCGCCGCGTACGACGTCGCCGTCGCGTCCTGGTTCGCGTCCTCGTACGCCCCGGTCGACGAGTCTCCGTTCCCGGACTTCCTGGGTTCCACCTTCGAGCGCGCCAACACCCTGCGCTACGGCGAGAACCCGCACCAGCCCGCCGCCCTCTACGTCGACGGCTCCGGTGGTCTCGCGGCGGCCGAGCAGCTGCACGGCAAGGAGATGTCGTACAACAACTACACGGACACGGACGCCGCCCGCCGTGCCGCGTACGACCACGACGAGCCGTGCGTCGCGATCATCAAGCACGCCAACCCCTGCGGTATCGCGGTCGGTTCGGACGTCGCCGAGGCGCACCGCAAGGCCCACGCCTGTGACCCGGTCTCCGCGTACGGCGGTGTGATCGCCGTGAACCGGCCGGTCAGCAAGGAGCTGGCCGAGCAGGTCGCCGAGATCTTCACCGAGGTCATCGTCGCGCCGGACTACGAGGAGGGGGCCCTGGAGGCCCTCACCAAGAAGAAGAACATCCGGGTCCTGAAGGCCCCCGGCGCGCCCTGCAACCGGGTCGAGGCCAAGCAGGTCGACGGCGGTGTGCTGCTCCAGGTCACCGACCGGCTCCAGGCCGACGGCGACGACCCCGCCCACTGGACGCTGGCGACCGGCGAGGCGCTGAGCGACGAGGAGCTGAAGGAACTCGCCTTCGCCTGGAAGGCGTGCCGATCCGTCAAGTCCAACGCGATCCTGCTCGCCAAGGACGGCGCCTCGGTCGGCGTCGGCATGGGCCAGGTCAACCGCGTCGACTCCTGCAAGCTGGCCGTCGAGCGGGCCGGCGAGGAGCGGGCGCGCGGCTCCTACGCGGCCTCCGACGCCTTCTTCCCCTTCCCCGACGGCCCCGAGATCCTCATCGGCGCCGGCGTCCGGGCGATCGTCCAGCCGGGCGGCTCGATCCGTGACGAGCTGGTGGTCGAGGCCGCCCAGAAGGCGGGCGTGACGATGTACTTCACGGGTACGCGCCACTTCTTCCACTGA